In Litoribrevibacter albus, a single window of DNA contains:
- a CDS encoding AgmX/PglI C-terminal domain-containing protein yields MHLGKIAIHLMFVASVGLSSCAKIPANSNVQGGQKRLNAEAQNHHVKSIEDRIRKALNKNKSQIFALYARELRSTPDLRGSIVISMTIEPSGVAKTCKVVNSDLANTRLEKQISEKLCSLDFEKAETDENVEFLLPISFGK; encoded by the coding sequence ATGCACCTAGGTAAAATAGCTATTCACTTAATGTTCGTAGCCTCCGTCGGCTTAAGTAGTTGTGCCAAGATTCCTGCCAATTCAAATGTTCAGGGCGGGCAAAAAAGATTAAATGCCGAAGCCCAAAACCACCATGTAAAATCGATTGAAGACAGAATAAGAAAAGCCCTAAATAAAAATAAATCACAGATTTTTGCTCTTTATGCTCGTGAATTGCGATCTACCCCAGATCTTCGTGGTTCTATCGTTATTTCAATGACTATTGAACCAAGTGGGGTAGCAAAAACTTGTAAGGTGGTTAATTCCGATCTTGCCAATACAAGATTAGAAAAGCAGATTAGTGAGAAACTTTGTTCGCTTGATTTTGAAAAAGCTGAAACAGATGAAAACGTTGAATTTCTCTTACCAATTAGCTTCGGAAAGTAA
- a CDS encoding MFS transporter, with amino-acid sequence MLKHLISNKLPASHPLTYLFLAFITMAGLSYINFMPGLVNALAGDIGFNEAEAGQIVAFNGYGGLIGSIIAIFLVRRIQWQPTMLWCLVLLAAFDLSTVWVGEFSAITSGISDFISILSWRFSAGIFGGLSLGIGFAVLARLNNPDRAFGTLLLIQFSIGSIVMYLLPDLEAQLNAYAVFYVMAGFVILSIVLLPFLPTLGITNPESYTQEKSRSVSLTGSPKNALLLMLGIITYQIAASAIWAYVGLIGLGADMSNDDVSMYIATTGLLGLPGAMLPIISGNRYGRLYWIIAGVAMSVVSAIMLSVTHLTPLLYVIAMSLLFFSWPAIQSYLLAVTAEQDPSGKLSTVAAVVSSIGLASGPLIASGLLSEESFSLMLYVCAAIFVLSFFLLFKPVQAQEKEHSMRLPAQYSS; translated from the coding sequence ATGTTGAAGCACTTAATTTCAAACAAGCTACCCGCTAGCCACCCTCTGACCTATCTGTTCCTGGCATTTATCACAATGGCCGGACTTTCCTATATTAACTTTATGCCAGGGCTCGTTAACGCACTGGCAGGCGACATTGGCTTCAATGAGGCAGAAGCTGGGCAAATCGTTGCATTCAACGGCTATGGCGGTTTGATTGGCAGCATAATCGCCATCTTTCTGGTGCGACGTATCCAATGGCAACCCACTATGCTCTGGTGCTTAGTGTTATTGGCAGCGTTTGATCTCTCAACGGTATGGGTGGGTGAATTTTCAGCAATTACTTCAGGTATTAGTGATTTCATTTCGATACTGAGCTGGCGCTTTTCAGCCGGGATATTCGGTGGCCTGAGCCTTGGTATTGGCTTTGCCGTTCTTGCCAGATTGAACAACCCGGATCGCGCCTTTGGCACCCTGCTCTTAATACAATTCAGCATCGGTTCCATCGTCATGTATTTACTGCCTGATCTTGAAGCGCAACTGAACGCCTACGCGGTGTTTTATGTGATGGCAGGTTTCGTGATCCTTAGTATCGTGCTCCTTCCCTTTCTACCAACACTTGGGATTACTAACCCTGAGTCATATACACAGGAAAAAAGCCGCTCTGTCTCTTTAACCGGATCACCAAAAAACGCCTTGCTACTGATGCTCGGTATCATTACTTATCAAATTGCAGCCAGTGCAATTTGGGCCTACGTGGGGTTGATTGGTCTTGGGGCAGACATGAGCAATGACGATGTCAGTATGTACATCGCGACGACCGGGCTATTGGGGCTACCAGGTGCCATGCTACCTATCATCAGCGGCAATCGTTATGGGCGCTTGTATTGGATCATTGCTGGCGTAGCCATGTCGGTAGTATCCGCCATCATGCTCAGCGTAACGCACCTAACTCCGCTGCTTTACGTCATCGCAATGTCTCTGCTGTTTTTCTCCTGGCCTGCCATTCAATCCTATTTATTGGCGGTCACTGCGGAACAAGACCCAAGTGGCAAGCTCTCTACCGTTGCTGCCGTTGTGTCATCAATCGGCTTAGCAAGCGGCCCGCTGATCGCCTCTGGCCTGCTCAGCGAAGAAAGTTTTTCCCTGATGCTCTATGTCTGCGCCGCTATCTTCGTGTTGAGTTTCTTCCTCCTATTCAAGCCCGTACAAGCTCAAGAAAAAGAACACAGCATGAGGCTACCGGCTCAATACTCATCATGA
- a CDS encoding DUF5329 domain-containing protein, with product MKHVKLLSVVTLLLPLYGYASDLNPETEKQINHLLSFVSASSCKFMRNSTWHEATDAADHIKKKYDYVLGKGLVDTPEDFIKYSATKSSLSGRKYKVKCGAEPEIESSEWLLTELALFRSTEK from the coding sequence ATGAAACACGTAAAATTATTGTCTGTTGTTACTCTTTTACTTCCGTTGTATGGCTACGCGTCGGATCTTAATCCTGAGACAGAAAAACAAATCAATCATCTGCTGTCGTTTGTTTCCGCTTCATCTTGTAAGTTCATGCGAAACAGCACCTGGCATGAGGCCACTGACGCGGCTGATCACATTAAGAAAAAATATGACTATGTATTAGGCAAAGGATTGGTTGATACGCCAGAGGACTTTATTAAATACTCTGCGACAAAAAGCAGTTTGTCTGGAAGAAAATATAAAGTGAAATGCGGAGCAGAACCGGAAATCGAAAGCTCTGAGTGGCTGCTAACGGAATTGGCGCTGTTTAGATCGACTGAGAAATAA
- a CDS encoding dihydrofolate reductase family protein, whose product MKCSVFIATSVDGYIATIDGGVEWLDESGNSDVDMGEQSDMGFNSFIGSVDCMIIGRHCMEKLASFNLTPEQWPYGNIRIIALSNSVKQVPNSLKGRVELYSGDISALISELENDGFKHAYIDGGSTITSFLQEKLINEITITQVPILLGDGKPLFGVMSQQTKLKNAQATAFANDFVQVKYEVDYL is encoded by the coding sequence ATGAAGTGTTCTGTATTTATAGCAACAAGTGTAGATGGGTATATTGCAACCATTGATGGTGGTGTTGAATGGCTTGATGAATCCGGTAACAGCGATGTGGATATGGGCGAGCAGTCAGACATGGGGTTCAACAGTTTTATTGGCAGTGTGGATTGTATGATCATAGGGCGTCATTGCATGGAGAAGCTTGCCAGTTTTAATCTCACGCCTGAGCAATGGCCATACGGAAATATTCGAATCATTGCCCTCAGTAATAGCGTTAAGCAAGTTCCAAATAGCCTAAAAGGCAGAGTGGAGCTTTATTCTGGTGATATTTCTGCTCTTATCTCAGAGCTGGAAAACGACGGCTTCAAACACGCTTACATTGATGGTGGATCTACCATTACCTCTTTTTTACAAGAGAAGCTCATTAATGAAATCACAATCACTCAAGTTCCTATTCTACTTGGCGATGGTAAGCCCCTGTTTGGTGTAATGAGCCAACAAACAAAGCTTAAGAATGCTCAAGCCACTGCATTTGCAAATGATTTTGTTCAAGTAAAGTACGAGGTTGATTACCTGTAG
- a CDS encoding LysR family transcriptional regulator, which produces MDKLRSLEIFLATCDGGSFAAAARLCNSDPSTVSKAIGRLEAQLGLTLFQRSTRQLRITAAGQRYADTVRKMVQDLSTCEDELKHLNDSPCGTLRINSAVCYGHLYLRPLLKAFCEQYPDIKLELDINDFHVDIIENDIDIALRTGYVKDSRLVARCLSPMDFLTCVSPDYLEKYGTPTCPEDFHQHSWIGFRIKETQQLQPIFLPDEMGEYMPYELQRSHITDDGEAMAYMCADGLGFAQLPHFLAKKGLESGELVSLYPYFRPPQPDSGVFAIYPKREYLPAKVRVFVDFLTRSLADTGEGSTYTWAEKWKPMIGFGR; this is translated from the coding sequence ATGGACAAACTTAGATCATTAGAAATCTTCTTAGCCACGTGCGATGGTGGCAGTTTTGCGGCAGCAGCAAGGCTTTGTAACAGTGACCCTTCCACCGTCAGTAAGGCCATAGGCCGGTTGGAAGCTCAGCTAGGATTGACATTATTTCAGCGCTCGACCCGACAGTTGCGAATTACTGCGGCGGGTCAACGTTATGCAGATACCGTGCGAAAGATGGTTCAAGATCTCTCCACCTGTGAGGACGAATTGAAACATCTGAACGACTCACCTTGCGGCACCTTGAGAATCAACTCGGCCGTCTGTTATGGGCACCTTTATCTTCGCCCGTTATTGAAAGCCTTTTGCGAGCAATACCCGGACATCAAGCTGGAATTGGATATCAACGATTTCCATGTGGACATCATCGAAAACGACATTGATATCGCCTTACGCACCGGCTACGTCAAAGACAGCCGGCTGGTGGCGCGATGCTTGAGCCCGATGGATTTTCTTACCTGTGTGTCGCCGGACTATTTGGAAAAATATGGCACGCCAACCTGCCCTGAAGACTTCCATCAACACAGTTGGATTGGTTTTCGTATCAAAGAAACCCAACAGCTTCAGCCGATCTTTTTACCCGATGAAATGGGTGAATATATGCCTTATGAGTTGCAGCGAAGCCACATCACTGATGACGGCGAAGCCATGGCCTATATGTGTGCCGACGGTCTGGGCTTTGCACAACTGCCGCATTTTCTTGCCAAAAAAGGTTTAGAAAGTGGCGAGCTGGTTTCTCTGTACCCTTACTTCCGGCCTCCGCAACCGGACAGTGGTGTGTTTGCGATTTATCCGAAACGTGAATATTTGCCTGCCAAAGTGAGAGTGTTTGTTGATTTTCTGACTCGATCCTTGGCCGATACGGGCGAAGGTTCCACCTACACTTGGGCGGAAAAGTGGAAGCCGATGATTGGTTTTGGTAGGTAG
- a CDS encoding LuxR C-terminal-related transcriptional regulator, producing the protein MILSIAPAGSGKSILLEQFSDLLAKVSPSTQVLMFDISERHDDKGGSCLFAQLFEAIKRIAPLWDEPYFNLFKDDREVETELLIDVFRQALTQLDFPLVIVLDDFHNLSSGQVQHTLEKLIYALPSHVTVVISSRYYPALSLTRMKTDGIALVIDSNDFKLSEDDLERLNKAIGAPQLDASQVVAVLQQTEGWFVGTKLALLALDKSNGTPMTVFNGSRSELLDYLGHEVIHRLSPGLKTFVLLTSVCQSFNRELCENAFGLDYGSAKLEEVRMQDLFLGADPNRQGWYRYHPLLREFLLKILEQENGIEYIQQLHLKASEFYLSIGDKTEAIYHARLSADQNYYLQILTQVCSDWFKEGDLEPIVRSLNDVSDELLNTHTSLLLYKLYALSFTRCFNQAAYYLEILKDITRRNSNAELTSYTRFFERILAVFQNDSEVEKYTLRKTKRQPNTPVMVDAFNKLLDAYLLMCHGQLNEAFRVANDVLPSLQRMSHKFFESFATPIIILCDRNLGRGIEAVQETSKAFNPIRHGKKTPRWINLATAMMVVDYEQNQLDEAWKLGTELVPLVNHSCATEAVAMAYLYSSRLMHIEGDGTKAGRLLEQLERILSLGDYQRFCSQVIQEKIRQALVDTKKNECDLIFERYGLSEFMVKGEVQSLRHYEERRERLVLAAVYWLIAKTRYKQAIELLEELADALDLLGIKSRALVARSNCISIVFRQGHVESALHSLTKLIERYGLVCFSRSVFDEAPGLADVFKAGIDLDKIKLPSLFRDTFESLLGTQRLSSHDVSLKHLLTGKEFEIFELLRSGITNESISQQSGIALSTTKWHLKNIYTKLGVSNRTEAVSFVLRQVD; encoded by the coding sequence TTGATCCTGTCCATTGCGCCTGCCGGATCGGGGAAGAGTATTCTGTTAGAGCAGTTTTCCGACCTCTTAGCCAAAGTGTCTCCGTCTACTCAGGTGCTTATGTTTGATATTTCAGAGCGCCATGATGACAAAGGCGGTAGCTGTTTATTTGCTCAATTGTTTGAAGCGATTAAGCGCATTGCCCCGCTGTGGGATGAACCCTACTTCAATCTCTTCAAAGACGATCGGGAGGTTGAAACAGAGCTACTGATCGACGTCTTTCGTCAGGCGTTGACTCAGTTAGATTTTCCGTTGGTCATTGTCCTTGATGACTTTCATAACTTGAGTTCTGGTCAGGTGCAGCACACGTTGGAGAAGCTAATTTATGCGCTCCCGTCTCACGTCACTGTGGTTATTTCATCACGATATTATCCTGCGTTGTCGTTAACCCGAATGAAGACGGATGGCATTGCTCTGGTGATTGACAGTAATGACTTCAAGTTATCCGAGGATGATCTCGAACGATTGAATAAGGCCATTGGTGCTCCGCAGTTGGATGCATCCCAGGTGGTGGCGGTGTTGCAACAAACCGAAGGTTGGTTTGTGGGGACTAAGTTAGCGTTGCTGGCTCTGGATAAATCCAACGGTACGCCAATGACGGTGTTTAACGGAAGTCGATCAGAGCTACTGGATTACTTAGGCCATGAAGTGATTCACCGATTAAGCCCGGGTTTGAAGACGTTTGTTTTGTTGACCTCGGTGTGTCAGTCGTTCAATCGGGAGTTATGCGAAAACGCGTTTGGTTTGGATTATGGCAGTGCCAAGCTGGAAGAAGTGCGGATGCAGGATTTGTTTCTTGGGGCTGACCCTAATCGACAAGGTTGGTATCGCTATCACCCGTTGCTCAGAGAGTTCTTGTTGAAAATTTTGGAGCAGGAAAACGGTATCGAATACATTCAGCAACTGCATCTTAAAGCCTCTGAGTTTTACCTGAGTATTGGCGATAAGACTGAAGCCATCTATCACGCTCGGTTGTCGGCTGATCAGAACTACTATTTACAGATTCTTACCCAAGTCTGTTCCGACTGGTTTAAAGAAGGCGACTTGGAACCCATCGTTCGCTCGTTAAATGATGTATCCGATGAACTCTTGAATACCCATACCTCGCTGTTGTTGTATAAATTATACGCTCTGAGCTTTACGCGCTGTTTTAATCAAGCGGCTTATTATCTTGAGATCTTAAAGGACATCACACGCAGAAATTCCAATGCGGAGTTAACGTCCTATACCCGGTTTTTTGAGCGCATTCTTGCGGTCTTTCAAAACGATTCTGAAGTTGAAAAATACACCCTTCGCAAAACCAAACGGCAACCCAATACCCCCGTGATGGTTGATGCGTTTAATAAGTTGTTGGATGCGTATTTATTGATGTGTCACGGGCAGTTGAATGAAGCCTTCAGAGTGGCCAATGACGTTCTGCCGAGTTTACAGCGGATGTCTCACAAGTTTTTTGAGAGCTTTGCGACTCCCATTATTATTCTTTGTGATCGCAATTTAGGTCGGGGCATCGAAGCAGTACAAGAGACGTCTAAAGCATTTAATCCGATCAGACATGGTAAAAAGACGCCTCGTTGGATCAACTTGGCGACGGCCATGATGGTGGTGGACTATGAACAAAACCAACTGGATGAGGCGTGGAAGTTAGGCACGGAGCTTGTTCCCTTAGTGAATCATTCATGTGCCACTGAAGCCGTTGCCATGGCCTATCTCTACAGCTCCAGGCTGATGCATATTGAAGGTGACGGTACAAAAGCAGGACGACTCTTAGAACAGCTGGAACGCATCTTATCTCTGGGCGATTACCAACGATTTTGCAGTCAAGTTATCCAGGAAAAAATTCGTCAGGCATTGGTGGATACCAAAAAGAATGAATGTGATTTGATCTTTGAACGATACGGATTATCCGAATTCATGGTGAAGGGGGAGGTGCAATCGTTACGTCACTATGAAGAGAGGCGTGAACGTTTAGTACTGGCTGCCGTGTATTGGTTGATTGCGAAGACTCGTTATAAACAAGCCATCGAATTACTGGAAGAGCTTGCGGATGCGCTTGATTTACTCGGTATTAAGTCCAGAGCGCTGGTCGCACGAAGTAATTGTATCTCGATTGTATTTCGCCAAGGCCATGTGGAATCGGCACTCCACTCACTCACTAAACTCATAGAGCGTTATGGTTTGGTGTGTTTTTCTCGCAGTGTGTTTGATGAAGCGCCAGGGTTAGCCGATGTTTTTAAGGCAGGGATTGATCTGGATAAGATAAAACTGCCGAGCTTGTTTCGTGACACTTTTGAGTCCTTATTGGGGACGCAACGACTGTCTTCCCACGACGTTTCTTTAAAGCATCTTTTAACGGGAAAAGAGTTTGAGATATTTGAGTTGCTGCGATCCGGTATCACCAACGAGTCGATCAGTCAGCAATCAGGCATCGCGCTTTCCACCACAAAATGGCATTTAAAAAACATATACACCAAGCTCGGCGTGAGCAATCGCACGGAAGCGGTCAGCTTTGTGCTTCGTCAGGTGGATTGA
- a CDS encoding tetratricopeptide repeat protein, translating into MFSLIILLSGCATQGTQQSSPLSTMDKDSPEYYVASGYSFLSNRSTKKAIKEFDKAIDLCQKQHKDREEVIYASRSPVETLYYMMKAAAEQKSAVAVAQTCADALYFKGYAVLDFGELELAQNLLDQALSMSPANAMYLSEVGHIHHIKKSWKEALDVFIKAEDAAETYSPDQVKQKELTRAKRGIGFSLIELGRLDEAEVKFNECLEINPNDKTAKHELEYIKRLRTNVQGDS; encoded by the coding sequence ATGTTCTCGTTAATCATTCTGTTATCTGGTTGTGCTACGCAAGGCACTCAGCAATCGTCACCACTTTCAACGATGGATAAAGACAGCCCTGAATATTATGTTGCTTCGGGGTATTCCTTCCTTTCAAACAGAAGCACGAAGAAAGCCATCAAGGAATTTGATAAGGCCATCGACCTTTGTCAAAAACAGCATAAAGATAGGGAAGAAGTGATCTACGCTTCGAGAAGCCCAGTCGAAACGCTCTATTACATGATGAAAGCAGCAGCCGAGCAAAAGAGTGCGGTGGCGGTTGCACAGACGTGTGCCGATGCTCTGTATTTTAAAGGCTATGCCGTACTGGATTTTGGTGAGCTGGAGCTTGCACAGAATCTTCTTGATCAGGCGCTATCAATGTCTCCTGCGAATGCTATGTATTTGTCCGAAGTCGGACATATTCACCATATTAAGAAGAGTTGGAAGGAAGCCTTAGACGTATTTATCAAAGCTGAAGATGCCGCAGAAACCTACTCACCCGACCAAGTTAAACAAAAAGAGTTAACGCGTGCAAAACGCGGTATAGGGTTCAGCTTGATTGAACTGGGGCGTTTGGATGAGGCTGAAGTGAAGTTTAATGAATGCCTTGAAATCAATCCAAATGATAAGACCGCAAAGCACGAATTAGAGTACATAAAACGGTTGCGTACGAATGTGCAAGGTGACTCTTAA
- a CDS encoding RebB family R body protein codes for MNIEMPQRNESEQNARPDQIEKLKDMGISDAKVLSKLGEHQANNILSFMEGAKHAMACFDASSATTASAASVSPQTVNSKVVDSVTQANTKVLGEAPAMAMGSLYQTIGNAVAMAAANAVYAQQQANVSYQAATTLGITTLYSKNT; via the coding sequence ATGAACATCGAAATGCCTCAAAGAAACGAATCCGAACAAAACGCACGTCCTGATCAAATTGAAAAGCTGAAAGACATGGGCATCTCCGATGCGAAAGTGCTTTCCAAATTGGGCGAGCATCAGGCGAACAATATTTTATCTTTCATGGAGGGCGCCAAGCATGCCATGGCGTGTTTTGATGCTTCTTCGGCCACAACTGCATCGGCTGCCTCTGTAAGCCCTCAAACAGTCAACTCTAAAGTGGTTGACTCTGTCACCCAAGCAAATACAAAGGTGTTAGGGGAAGCTCCGGCGATGGCAATGGGCAGCCTTTATCAAACCATTGGCAATGCTGTTGCGATGGCTGCTGCCAATGCAGTGTATGCACAGCAACAAGCGAATGTGAGTTATCAAGCGGCGACTACGCTTGGGATTACTACGCTTTATTCGAAAAATACATAA